A single Apostichopus japonicus isolate 1M-3 chromosome 11, ASM3797524v1, whole genome shotgun sequence DNA region contains:
- the LOC139975871 gene encoding uncharacterized protein translates to MTEMEAMQKRLDALSTKLADTQESVRKQGNVYLLPKDKKVKIFSGSSHNSLAVNEFVEDIENAIKLRHLEGENAAHFILAHLEGPARQELKHRGVAISKDPQKITEVLVETFGEKKDLGKVMRGICNRVQKEDESITDFAYALMTLADKLTDLSGGPDKDQTLKEQFRDGLKDGSLRREIKRLLKDKLTTSFIDLRDWALDMAEDENGIHRPQKTRKVGQYAVEATHDVSEALLVLSSVVKSQTDVLEAIQKQQTDFQTRLEIVEKGRSYHRTPRNRQNRDISQVECYRCHERGHFANQCNGARTNSSQEN, encoded by the coding sequence ATGACTGAAATGGAAGCCATGCAGAAGCGGTTGGATGCTCTATCTACCAAGTTAGCTGACACCCAGGAATCGGTGAGGAAGCAAGGAAACGTGTATCTTCTCCCCAAGGATAAGAAAGTAAAAATTTTCAGTGGGTCAAGCCACAACTCCTTGGCTGTCAATGAGTTTGTAGAGGACATTGAAAATGCAATAAAGTTGAGGCACCTGGAGGGCGAGAATGCTGCCCATTTTATTCTGGCTCATTTGGAGGGGCCCGCACGACAAGAACTGAAACACAGAGGTGTTGCAATTTCTAAAGACCCACAAAAGATAACTGAAGTCCTTGTGGAAACGTTTGGGGAGAAAAAGGACCTTGGAAAGGTAATGCGGGGCATATGCAATCGGGTCCAAAAAGAGGACGAGTCTATTACTGATTTCGCCTATGCCCTAATGACACTGGCAGATAAATTAACTGATTTAAGCGGTGGGCCAGATAAGGACCAAACCCTTAAAGAGCAATTTCGAGATGGTCTTAAAGATGGCAGCTTACGGAGAGAGATCAAAAGGCTTCTGAAAGATAAGCTAACCACCTCTTTTATTGATCTTCGAGACTGGGCATTGGACATGGCGGAGGATGAGAATGGTATTCATCGACCCCAGAAAACGCGTAAAGTAGGGCAGTATGCCGTGGAAGCCACCCATGATGTTTCAGAAGCCCTGCTGGTCCTGTCCTCAGTTGTAAAGAGCCAGACGGACGTTTTGGAAGCGATCCAAAAACAGCAAACCGATTTTCAGACCCGCTTAGAAATAGTAGAGAAGGGTAGGAGCTACCACCGTACTCCACGAAACAGACAGAACCGGGACATCTCACAAGTGGAATGTTATCGTTGCCATGAGAGGGGCCATTTTGCCAACCAATGCAATGGTGCCAGAACCAATTCTAGTCAGGAAAACTAG